Proteins from one Microbacterium sufflavum genomic window:
- a CDS encoding succinate dehydrogenase iron-sulfur subunit produces MSNAIAEAPAETTEDTGIQSFIVTFNIRRFDPEVDAEPHWVDYDVELYSTDRVLDALHKIKWEVDGSLTFRRSCAHGICGSDAMRINGRNRLACKTLIKDLDISKPIYVEAIKGLPLEKDLVVDMEPFFASYREVQPFLVANSVPEKGKERLQTIADREVFDDTTKCILCAACTSSCPVFWTDGQYFGPAAIVNAHRFIFDSRDDNAAVRLDILNDKEGVWRCRTTFNCSEACPRGIEVTKAIAEVKQAVLRGRP; encoded by the coding sequence ATGTCGAACGCCATCGCCGAAGCCCCCGCGGAGACGACCGAAGACACCGGCATCCAGTCCTTCATCGTCACGTTCAACATCCGCCGGTTCGACCCCGAGGTCGACGCCGAGCCGCACTGGGTCGACTACGACGTGGAGCTCTACTCCACCGACCGCGTGCTCGACGCCCTCCACAAGATCAAGTGGGAGGTCGACGGTTCGCTCACGTTCCGCCGCTCCTGCGCCCACGGGATCTGCGGCTCCGACGCCATGCGCATCAACGGACGGAACCGCCTCGCCTGCAAGACGCTGATCAAGGACCTCGACATCTCGAAGCCCATCTACGTCGAGGCCATCAAGGGCCTGCCGCTGGAGAAGGACCTCGTCGTCGACATGGAGCCGTTCTTCGCGTCGTACCGCGAGGTGCAGCCGTTCCTCGTCGCGAACTCCGTGCCGGAGAAGGGCAAGGAGCGCCTGCAGACCATCGCCGACCGCGAGGTCTTCGACGACACCACCAAGTGCATCCTGTGCGCCGCGTGCACCTCCTCGTGCCCCGTGTTCTGGACCGACGGTCAGTACTTCGGCCCGGCGGCCATCGTCAACGCGCACCGCTTCATCTTCGACTCGCGCGACGACAACGCCGCCGTGCGCCTCGACATCCTCAACGACAAGGAGGGTGTGTGGCGGTGCCGCACGACCTTCAACTGCTCCGAGGCGTGCCCCCGCGGCATCGAGGTCACGAAGGCGATCGCAGAGGTCAAGCAGGCGGTCCTTCGCGGACGCCCCTGA
- a CDS encoding YihY/virulence factor BrkB family protein, which yields MSDPTGAATEPGRLDAAVERATALTQRTLGLFPVRVWRHFLQHNGFLLAAGVSYQALFAIFAAVYLAFAIAGLWLGGSEDAVNGLIDIINNYIPNLILDQGGVFTPQQVQEIASNTTGVLGVTGLIALGTVIWTAIGWVTFSRRAVRDIFGLEPDRRSYLLLKARDLLAALIFGVALILGSALSSASAAVLRWLLTLLGWDSGSDGLNLSIRIGTVLVSFVLLTGALAAMVRFLTGTSLHWGVIWPGALLGGAAMTVLQFGVGFLLSYTPSNPLLATFAIFVGLLLWFRVNGVVMLVAASWMAVTAQDRDLPLLAQTEAERRIDEHRALLVAARIRARDAQAERDAAPWYRVWATERALRRAREEVTHLEATAPPPLPAGSPLAQRLLTELNHRQDRGDVGGAR from the coding sequence GTGTCCGACCCCACTGGTGCCGCGACCGAGCCCGGTCGTCTCGATGCGGCGGTCGAGCGCGCGACCGCGCTGACGCAGCGCACCCTGGGACTGTTCCCGGTGCGGGTGTGGCGACACTTCCTGCAGCACAACGGCTTCCTGCTCGCCGCGGGCGTGAGCTATCAGGCGCTGTTCGCGATCTTCGCCGCTGTGTACCTGGCCTTCGCCATCGCCGGTCTCTGGCTGGGCGGCAGCGAAGATGCAGTCAACGGCCTCATCGACATCATCAACAACTACATCCCGAACCTGATCCTCGACCAGGGCGGCGTGTTCACACCGCAGCAGGTGCAGGAGATCGCCTCCAACACGACCGGCGTGCTCGGCGTCACCGGCCTCATCGCCCTGGGCACGGTGATCTGGACCGCGATCGGCTGGGTCACCTTCTCCCGCCGCGCCGTGCGAGACATCTTCGGGCTCGAGCCCGACCGCCGCAGCTACCTGCTGCTGAAGGCCCGCGATCTGCTCGCGGCCCTCATCTTCGGGGTGGCCCTGATCCTCGGGTCGGCCCTCAGCTCGGCCAGTGCGGCCGTGCTGCGCTGGCTCCTCACCCTCCTCGGGTGGGACTCCGGATCGGACGGGCTGAACCTCAGCATCCGGATCGGGACCGTGCTCGTGTCCTTCGTGCTCCTGACCGGGGCCCTGGCCGCGATGGTGCGATTCCTCACCGGGACCTCGCTGCACTGGGGAGTGATCTGGCCGGGCGCACTCCTCGGCGGTGCGGCCATGACCGTGCTGCAGTTCGGTGTCGGCTTCCTGCTGAGCTACACGCCGTCGAACCCTCTCCTGGCCACGTTCGCGATCTTCGTCGGACTGCTGCTGTGGTTCCGCGTGAACGGCGTCGTGATGCTCGTCGCGGCGTCGTGGATGGCGGTGACGGCACAGGACCGCGACCTGCCGCTCCTCGCCCAGACCGAGGCGGAGCGCCGCATCGACGAGCACCGGGCGCTGCTCGTCGCCGCGCGCATCCGAGCCCGAGACGCGCAGGCGGAGCGCGATGCCGCCCCCTGGTACCGCGTGTGGGCGACCGAGCGGGCGCTGCGCCGCGCACGGGAGGAAGTGACGCACCTCGAGGCCACTGCCCCGCCGCCGCTGCCGGCGGGTTCCCCGCTGGCACAGCGTCTGCTCACGGAGCTCAACCACCGCCAGGACCGCGGTGATGTCGGAGGCGCTCGTTAG
- a CDS encoding exodeoxyribonuclease III, translating into MPHLRIATVNVNGIRAAARNGMSSWLDAADIDILTLQEVRGQDEHIEAALPGWTFVHDEATAKGRAGVAIASRLPAVASRTDFGPEDFDSKGRWIEADYVIGDRPLTVVSAYVHSGEADTPKQDEKWKFLDAFEARLASLNTDGALALVTGDLNVGHRELDIKNWRGNRTKAGFLPRERAYFDRFLGEAGTSITGTDGSVGTGLGWVDVGRRFHGEVDGPYTWWSMRGKAFDNDSGWRIDYHLATPALAERVEAYHVARAAAYDQRWSDHAPVVVDYSY; encoded by the coding sequence ATGCCTCATCTGCGTATCGCCACGGTCAATGTCAACGGGATCCGAGCGGCGGCTCGCAACGGGATGAGCTCGTGGCTCGACGCGGCGGACATCGACATCCTCACCCTGCAGGAGGTCCGCGGCCAGGACGAGCACATCGAGGCCGCCCTCCCCGGATGGACCTTTGTGCACGACGAGGCAACGGCGAAGGGGCGCGCAGGCGTCGCGATCGCCAGCCGCCTCCCCGCCGTCGCTTCCCGCACCGACTTCGGGCCGGAGGACTTCGATTCGAAGGGTCGCTGGATCGAGGCCGACTACGTGATCGGCGACCGGCCGCTGACGGTGGTCAGCGCCTACGTACACTCGGGCGAGGCGGACACCCCGAAGCAGGACGAGAAGTGGAAGTTCCTCGACGCGTTCGAGGCCCGACTCGCGTCGCTGAACACCGACGGCGCCCTCGCCCTCGTCACGGGCGACCTCAACGTCGGCCACCGCGAGCTCGACATCAAGAACTGGCGCGGGAACCGCACCAAGGCCGGCTTCCTCCCGCGGGAACGCGCGTACTTCGACCGGTTCCTCGGCGAGGCGGGCACGTCGATCACGGGGACCGATGGCTCGGTCGGCACCGGCCTCGGCTGGGTCGATGTCGGGCGCCGCTTCCACGGTGAGGTCGACGGTCCGTACACGTGGTGGTCCATGCGCGGGAAGGCATTCGACAACGACTCCGGGTGGCGCATCGACTACCACCTCGCAACTCCCGCTCTCGCGGAACGGGTCGAGGCTTACCACGTCGCCAGGGCCGCCGCCTACGACCAGCGCTGGAGCGACCACGCACCGGTCGTCGTCGACTACTCGTACTGA
- a CDS encoding DUF4166 domain-containing protein, whose translation MTETPPPARGQVFLDSLGAEAERLHPELLASFRRPSAVGHAEGVFAIAGSRFGRWSALARPVVGPRLLVTARGRAVPFTLMTVSGRSPSGRATLDSVRVFGFSRGAQEIADRLTVSVRPGLVRNLLGSRGRVELIEACSVTPEGFLRMSTVRVALRLCGRRVALRGPLGVHVDLVDGWDEEHRRRTIDMRAVNPVLGTVLEYRGWYREQDRHAAAQPGS comes from the coding sequence ATGACCGAGACACCCCCGCCCGCACGAGGCCAGGTCTTCCTCGACTCCCTCGGAGCGGAGGCGGAGCGACTGCACCCGGAACTGCTCGCCTCGTTCCGTCGCCCCTCGGCCGTCGGTCACGCGGAGGGGGTGTTCGCGATCGCGGGAAGCCGCTTCGGTCGGTGGTCGGCGCTCGCCCGTCCCGTCGTGGGCCCGCGTCTGCTCGTCACCGCCCGGGGCCGCGCGGTGCCCTTCACGCTGATGACGGTGTCCGGACGGTCTCCGTCGGGGCGTGCCACGCTCGACTCCGTCCGCGTGTTCGGCTTCTCCCGCGGTGCGCAGGAGATCGCCGACCGTCTGACCGTGAGCGTCCGCCCTGGGCTGGTGCGCAACCTCCTCGGCTCGCGCGGTCGGGTCGAGCTGATCGAGGCGTGCTCCGTGACACCGGAGGGGTTCCTCCGCATGAGCACGGTGCGGGTCGCGCTGCGTCTGTGCGGTCGACGGGTCGCGCTCCGCGGACCCCTCGGCGTGCACGTCGATCTCGTGGACGGCTGGGACGAGGAGCACCGTCGTCGCACGATCGACATGCGCGCGGTGAACCCGGTGCTGGGGACGGTCTTGGAGTACCGCGGGTGGTACCGCGAACAGGACCGGCACGCGGCTGCGCAGCCCGGCTCTTAG
- the trpS gene encoding tryptophan--tRNA ligase — translation MNKPRLYSGMQPSADSLQIGNYIGALLQWRELQNSYDAFFSVVDLHALTVAQEPAELREKTRRTAAQYIAAGIEPSQSTLYVQSHVRAHAELAWILSTITGFGEAGRMTQFKDKSARYGADATSVGLFTYPVLMAADILLYQTDVVPVGDDQKQHVELTRDLAERFNTRFGPTFTVPIPVIQKETARIYDLQNPTAKMSKSAESDAGVLWMLDDPAKSAKKIMRAVTDNEGSVRFDRENKPGVSNLLTIYAALTGRQIAAIEDEYAGRGYGDFKKGLAEVVVAEFGPVRERALELLDDPAELDRILAANAARADAVADATLSDVYDRVGLLRRV, via the coding sequence GTGAACAAGCCTCGTCTCTACTCCGGAATGCAGCCCTCCGCCGACTCCCTCCAGATCGGCAACTACATCGGCGCTCTCCTGCAGTGGCGAGAGCTGCAGAACTCGTACGACGCCTTCTTCTCCGTGGTCGACCTGCACGCCCTGACCGTGGCCCAGGAGCCGGCGGAGCTGCGGGAGAAGACGCGCCGGACGGCTGCGCAGTACATCGCAGCGGGTATCGAGCCCTCGCAGTCGACGCTGTACGTGCAGTCCCACGTGCGCGCACACGCCGAGCTGGCCTGGATCCTCAGCACGATCACCGGCTTCGGCGAGGCCGGTCGCATGACGCAGTTCAAGGACAAGTCCGCCCGGTACGGCGCTGACGCGACCAGCGTCGGACTCTTCACCTATCCAGTGCTCATGGCCGCGGACATCCTCCTCTACCAGACCGACGTCGTGCCGGTCGGCGACGACCAGAAGCAGCACGTCGAGCTCACGCGCGACCTCGCCGAGCGCTTCAACACGCGCTTCGGTCCCACCTTCACGGTGCCGATCCCCGTCATCCAGAAGGAGACGGCACGGATCTACGACCTGCAGAACCCGACCGCGAAGATGTCGAAGTCGGCGGAGAGCGACGCCGGCGTCTTGTGGATGCTCGACGACCCGGCCAAGTCGGCCAAGAAGATCATGCGGGCCGTGACCGACAACGAGGGCTCGGTGCGGTTCGACCGCGAGAACAAGCCCGGTGTCTCGAACCTGCTGACGATCTACGCAGCCCTCACCGGTCGGCAGATCGCCGCGATCGAGGACGAGTACGCGGGCCGTGGCTACGGAGACTTCAAGAAGGGCCTGGCAGAGGTCGTGGTGGCGGAGTTCGGGCCGGTGCGGGAGCGCGCGCTCGAGCTCCTCGACGACCCGGCCGAGCTCGACCGCATCCTCGCCGCGAACGCCGCCCGCGCGGACGCCGTCGCCGATGCGACGCTGTCCGACGTGTACGACCGCGTCGGACTGCTCCGGCGGGTCTGA
- the pth gene encoding aminoacyl-tRNA hydrolase, which yields MAVTWLVVGLGNPGPRYEATRHNIGQLVVDELASRRGETFREHKGGARVVETWLRPGADKLVLAKPNTFMNVSGTPVAALARFYSVAPEHVVVVHDELDIPFDTVKLKTGGGHGGHNGVRDVARALTTPEFPRVRVGIGRPPGRQDPADWVLSPFGKDERANLPLLVADAADAVELLVDEGLLAAQQKHHAPR from the coding sequence ATGGCAGTCACCTGGCTCGTTGTCGGACTCGGCAACCCGGGTCCGCGGTACGAGGCGACCCGCCACAACATCGGCCAGCTGGTCGTCGACGAGTTGGCGAGCAGGCGCGGCGAGACGTTCCGTGAGCACAAGGGCGGTGCTCGTGTGGTGGAGACGTGGCTGCGCCCGGGGGCGGACAAGCTCGTGCTCGCCAAGCCGAACACCTTCATGAACGTCTCGGGGACACCGGTCGCCGCACTGGCCCGGTTCTACTCCGTCGCGCCGGAGCACGTGGTCGTGGTGCACGACGAGCTCGACATCCCGTTCGACACGGTGAAGCTGAAGACGGGCGGCGGCCACGGCGGACACAACGGCGTGCGCGACGTGGCGCGCGCGCTCACGACGCCCGAGTTCCCGCGCGTGCGCGTGGGGATCGGGCGCCCGCCCGGGCGTCAGGACCCCGCCGATTGGGTGCTGTCCCCGTTCGGGAAGGACGAGCGGGCGAACCTGCCGCTCCTCGTCGCGGATGCCGCCGATGCGGTCGAGCTGCTGGTGGACGAGGGGCTCCTGGCCGCGCAGCAGAAGCACCACGCGCCCCGCTGA
- a CDS encoding 50S ribosomal protein L25/general stress protein Ctc, giving the protein MSEDTTVHAELRNSFGKGFARRLRAAGKIPAVIYGHGTEPVHVALPGHQVSLIVRRANALLDLDIEGTSQLALVKDVQKDPVHQIIEHIDLLVVKKGEKVAIDVPVVVTGESAPGTIVNLDATTLSVEAEATHIPEHIEVSVEGLEEGAHITAADVTLPKGSSLLTDPEVLVVAIAVPAAPVEDEVEAAEGEAPAEAAEEAAAE; this is encoded by the coding sequence ATGTCTGAAGACACCACGGTCCACGCCGAGCTGCGCAACAGCTTCGGCAAGGGCTTCGCCCGTCGTCTGCGCGCCGCCGGCAAGATCCCCGCCGTCATCTACGGCCACGGCACCGAGCCCGTGCACGTCGCGCTCCCGGGCCACCAGGTCTCGCTGATCGTGCGTCGCGCGAACGCGCTGCTCGACCTCGACATCGAGGGCACCTCGCAGCTCGCGCTCGTCAAGGACGTGCAGAAGGACCCGGTGCACCAGATCATCGAGCACATCGACCTGCTGGTCGTGAAGAAGGGCGAGAAGGTCGCGATCGACGTTCCCGTCGTCGTCACGGGCGAGTCGGCTCCCGGCACCATCGTCAACCTCGACGCGACCACGCTGTCGGTCGAGGCCGAGGCCACCCACATCCCGGAGCACATCGAGGTGTCGGTCGAGGGTCTCGAGGAGGGCGCGCACATCACGGCCGCCGACGTCACCCTGCCCAAGGGCTCGTCGCTGCTGACCGACCCCGAGGTCCTGGTCGTCGCGATCGCCGTTCCGGCCGCTCCGGTCGAGGACGAGGTCGAGGCCGCCGAGGGCGAGGCTCCCGCCGAGGCCGCCGAGGAGGCCGCCGCGGAGTGA
- a CDS encoding gluconokinase — protein sequence MSVRIVVMGPSGSGKSTVGRALAEALDARFVDGDDLHPLTSVDKMAAGVPLDDEDRLPWLRVVGETLRAHDRIVIACSALRRRYREAIRTGAPEAFFAELVVDPAVLAARMRAREDHFMPASLLDSQLAALEPLEGDERGVRVEATRNPAGEVDAIVAAWRDEERRRGDQSLR from the coding sequence ATGAGCGTCCGCATCGTGGTGATGGGGCCGAGCGGCTCGGGCAAGTCGACGGTGGGCCGGGCCCTCGCGGAGGCGCTGGACGCGCGGTTCGTCGACGGTGACGATCTGCATCCGCTCACCAGCGTCGACAAGATGGCTGCCGGTGTCCCGCTCGACGACGAGGACCGCCTGCCGTGGTTGCGGGTCGTGGGCGAGACGCTGCGCGCGCACGACCGGATCGTGATCGCCTGCTCCGCGCTGCGGCGTCGCTACCGCGAGGCGATCAGGACGGGGGCGCCGGAGGCGTTCTTCGCGGAGCTCGTCGTCGATCCTGCGGTGCTGGCCGCGCGGATGCGGGCGAGGGAGGACCACTTCATGCCGGCGTCGCTGCTGGACTCGCAGCTCGCGGCGCTGGAGCCGCTGGAGGGCGATGAGCGCGGGGTGCGGGTCGAGGCCACGCGGAACCCCGCCGGGGAGGTCGACGCCATCGTCGCCGCGTGGCGGGACGAGGAGCGTCGGAGGGGCGATCAGTCCTTGCGGTAG
- a CDS encoding D-2-hydroxyacid dehydrogenase, giving the protein MTESEKKVRAVVAVPLPEELCRLIEELEPRLEVVSDPSLVPPMRGPADWSGDPGFTRTPQQQEAFDALVDSADVLFGIPDVDPRALARTVSANPRLRWVMTTAAGGGSTVRAADLGRADLDRVVFTTSAGVHGGTLAEFAVFAVLAGAKGLPRLLEDQRDRRWPERWEMRQVEEMTVLVVGLGGIGAECARRFDALGARVWGTSRSGRPVEGVERLVSPDALSEVVAEVDAIVVTLPGTAQTRHLIGDDVLRAVRPGVIVTNVGRGSVIDEAALLRALDDGRVGFAGLDVFEEEPLPEGSPLWSHPRVLVSPHTAALSSREEERIARRFAENATRLLDGRELRAVVDTVEFY; this is encoded by the coding sequence GTGACGGAGTCCGAGAAGAAGGTGCGCGCCGTGGTGGCGGTGCCGCTGCCCGAGGAGCTGTGCCGGCTCATCGAAGAGCTGGAGCCGCGCCTGGAGGTGGTGAGCGATCCGTCGCTCGTGCCGCCGATGCGCGGGCCCGCGGACTGGTCGGGCGACCCCGGGTTCACGCGCACGCCGCAGCAGCAGGAGGCCTTCGACGCCCTGGTCGACTCCGCCGACGTGCTGTTCGGGATCCCGGACGTCGATCCCCGCGCCCTGGCGCGCACGGTGTCCGCGAACCCGCGGCTGCGCTGGGTCATGACCACGGCGGCGGGCGGCGGGAGCACGGTGCGCGCCGCGGACCTCGGTCGCGCCGACCTGGACCGGGTCGTCTTCACCACGAGCGCCGGCGTGCACGGTGGCACTCTCGCCGAGTTCGCGGTGTTCGCCGTGCTCGCCGGTGCCAAGGGGTTGCCGCGTCTGCTGGAGGATCAGCGCGACCGTCGCTGGCCCGAGCGGTGGGAGATGAGGCAGGTCGAGGAGATGACGGTGCTCGTCGTCGGGTTGGGCGGGATCGGAGCGGAGTGCGCGCGCCGATTCGATGCGCTGGGTGCGCGGGTGTGGGGCACGAGCCGTTCCGGCCGTCCGGTGGAGGGGGTCGAGCGGCTCGTCTCCCCGGATGCGCTGAGCGAGGTGGTCGCGGAGGTCGACGCGATCGTGGTCACGCTGCCCGGTACCGCGCAGACCCGGCACCTGATCGGCGACGACGTGCTGCGGGCGGTGCGCCCCGGGGTGATCGTCACCAACGTGGGCCGGGGGAGCGTGATCGACGAGGCCGCGCTGCTGCGGGCGCTGGACGACGGGCGCGTGGGGTTCGCCGGGCTGGACGTGTTCGAGGAGGAGCCGCTGCCGGAGGGCTCGCCCCTGTGGTCGCACCCGCGCGTGCTCGTGAGTCCGCACACCGCGGCGCTCAGCTCCCGCGAGGAGGAGCGCATCGCCCGCCGCTTCGCGGAGAACGCGACCCGCCTGCTCGACGGCCGCGAGTTGCGCGCCGTGGTCGACACCGTCGAGTTCTACTGA
- the gndA gene encoding NADP-dependent phosphogluconate dehydrogenase produces MPEASANIGVVGLAVMGSNLARNLASREGNTVAIFNRSYEKTETLLEEHPEAGFIPARTYQEFADALQKPRTAIIMVKAGAPTDAVIDSLVEVFEPGDIIVDGGNAYFPDTIRREKAVRETGINFVGAGISGGEEGALTGPSIMPGGSDESWVTLGPILKSIAAVAEGEPCVTHVGHDGAGHFVKMVHNGIEYADMQLIAEAYDLIRRGTGKSPAEIAEIFAEWNRGELESYLIEITAEVLRQVDAETGKPLVDVILDQAGAKGTGAWTVQTALSLGVPVSGIAEATFARSLSSHPEQRAVAASLPGPDEEFTVPADQVDAFIEDVRLALYASKIVAYSQGFDEIRAGAAEYGWNIDLGAISKIWRGGCIIRAQFLNRIADAYAETPDLPVLMTAPYFAEALTRAQSAWRRVVVTAAQSGIPAPAFSSSLSYYDGIRADRLPAALVQGQRDFFGAHTYKRIDKDGTFHTLWSGDRTEIEAEDTH; encoded by the coding sequence GTGCCCGAAGCATCAGCGAACATCGGAGTCGTCGGACTCGCCGTCATGGGGTCGAACCTCGCCCGCAACCTCGCCAGCCGCGAGGGCAACACCGTGGCGATCTTCAACCGCAGCTACGAGAAGACCGAGACCCTCCTCGAGGAGCATCCGGAAGCCGGCTTCATCCCCGCCCGGACGTACCAGGAGTTCGCCGATGCGCTGCAGAAGCCGCGCACGGCCATCATCATGGTCAAGGCGGGTGCCCCGACCGACGCGGTGATCGATTCGCTGGTCGAGGTGTTCGAGCCGGGCGACATCATCGTCGACGGCGGCAACGCGTACTTCCCCGACACCATCCGCCGCGAGAAGGCCGTGCGGGAGACGGGCATCAACTTCGTCGGCGCCGGCATCTCCGGCGGCGAAGAGGGTGCGCTCACCGGTCCCTCGATCATGCCCGGCGGCTCCGACGAGTCGTGGGTCACGCTCGGCCCGATCCTCAAGTCCATCGCGGCGGTCGCCGAGGGCGAACCGTGCGTCACGCACGTGGGTCACGACGGTGCCGGCCACTTCGTCAAGATGGTGCACAACGGCATCGAGTACGCCGACATGCAGCTGATCGCCGAGGCCTACGACCTCATCCGTCGCGGCACCGGCAAGTCGCCCGCCGAGATCGCCGAGATCTTCGCGGAGTGGAACCGCGGCGAGCTCGAGTCGTACCTGATCGAGATCACCGCCGAGGTGCTCCGTCAGGTGGATGCGGAGACCGGCAAGCCCCTCGTCGATGTGATCCTCGACCAGGCCGGCGCCAAGGGCACCGGCGCCTGGACCGTGCAGACCGCGCTGTCGCTCGGCGTCCCGGTCTCCGGCATCGCCGAGGCGACCTTCGCCCGCTCGCTCTCCTCGCACCCCGAGCAGCGCGCCGTCGCCGCGTCGCTTCCCGGACCCGACGAGGAGTTCACCGTGCCGGCCGATCAGGTCGATGCGTTCATCGAGGACGTGCGCCTGGCGCTCTACGCGTCGAAGATCGTCGCGTACTCGCAGGGCTTCGACGAGATCCGCGCGGGGGCCGCCGAGTACGGCTGGAACATCGACCTCGGCGCGATCTCCAAGATCTGGCGCGGCGGCTGCATCATCCGGGCGCAGTTCCTGAACCGGATCGCGGACGCCTACGCCGAGACGCCCGACCTTCCCGTGCTGATGACGGCGCCGTACTTCGCCGAGGCGCTGACCCGCGCCCAGTCCGCCTGGCGCCGCGTCGTGGTGACGGCCGCGCAGTCGGGCATCCCCGCCCCGGCGTTCTCGTCGTCGCTGTCGTACTACGACGGCATCCGCGCCGACCGCCTCCCCGCCGCGCTCGTGCAGGGTCAGCGCGACTTCTTCGGCGCCCACACCTACAAGCGCATCGACAAGGACGGCACGTTCCACACGCTGTGGTCGGGCGACCGCACCGAGATCGAGGCCGAGGACACGCACTGA
- a CDS encoding FAD-binding oxidoreductase, translating into MTDSVEHPSPIVHRPSTVSEVADLVRRAAREPVPLTVVSGGHGPWSHAPAPGIRIELGALSSVEVEGTRVRIGGGAVWGHVSAELANHGLALSSGDTASVGVGGLTLGGGIGWMVRAWGLAVDQLVGAQVVTATGDVIETSADEHPDLFWALRGGGGNFGIVTRFDFEAHRLPGIALAENVVDGDATDVLRATRDLMRDAPRELTVTFMDVPPMDPSAPAGARLTAVWAGPEPEALQAALAPIAALDGVHSEVSTPAYRDILLEMPQPEGEEAPAPPGFIAANGLMSDLDDELIDRLIAFRSAYPASVVFLRSLGGAFADVPQEATAFPARSATWFVMAAAFDIPGLLDDAARERAAVEVQRIAAGRLAEYSNFVDTEHSETVAGMYAEEAFARLLEVKRQWDPQNLFRRNHNISV; encoded by the coding sequence ATGACCGACAGCGTCGAGCATCCTTCCCCCATCGTCCACCGTCCCTCCACCGTCTCCGAGGTCGCCGACCTCGTCCGTCGCGCCGCACGGGAACCCGTCCCGCTGACCGTCGTCTCCGGCGGGCACGGCCCCTGGTCGCACGCCCCCGCACCCGGCATCCGCATCGAGCTCGGCGCCCTGTCCTCCGTCGAGGTCGAGGGCACCAGGGTCCGCATCGGCGGCGGCGCCGTCTGGGGCCACGTGTCCGCGGAGCTCGCGAACCACGGCCTCGCGCTCAGCTCGGGCGACACCGCGAGCGTCGGCGTGGGCGGTCTCACCCTCGGCGGCGGCATCGGCTGGATGGTCCGCGCCTGGGGCCTCGCGGTCGACCAGCTGGTCGGCGCGCAGGTCGTGACCGCGACCGGCGACGTGATCGAGACCTCCGCCGACGAGCACCCCGACCTGTTCTGGGCGCTGCGGGGCGGTGGCGGCAACTTCGGCATCGTCACCCGCTTCGACTTCGAGGCGCACCGGCTCCCGGGCATCGCGCTGGCCGAGAACGTCGTCGACGGTGATGCCACCGACGTCCTCCGGGCGACACGCGACCTGATGCGCGATGCCCCGCGCGAGCTCACCGTCACGTTCATGGACGTGCCGCCCATGGACCCGAGTGCTCCAGCGGGCGCCAGGCTCACCGCGGTCTGGGCCGGCCCCGAGCCCGAGGCGCTGCAGGCCGCCCTCGCCCCGATCGCCGCGCTCGATGGCGTGCACAGTGAGGTCAGTACGCCGGCCTACCGCGACATCCTGCTGGAGATGCCGCAGCCCGAGGGGGAGGAGGCCCCCGCTCCTCCCGGGTTCATCGCGGCCAACGGGCTCATGTCCGACCTCGATGATGAGCTGATCGACCGCCTGATCGCCTTCCGGAGCGCCTATCCGGCGTCGGTCGTGTTCCTGCGCTCGCTCGGCGGCGCCTTCGCCGACGTGCCCCAGGAGGCGACCGCGTTCCCCGCCCGTTCCGCGACCTGGTTCGTGATGGCGGCCGCCTTCGACATCCCCGGACTGCTCGACGACGCCGCGCGCGAGCGCGCTGCCGTCGAGGTCCAGCGGATCGCCGCGGGGCGCCTCGCCGAGTACAGCAACTTCGTCGACACGGAGCACTCCGAGACGGTCGCCGGCATGTATGCCGAAGAGGCGTTCGCCCGGCTCCTCGAGGTCAAGCGGCAGTGGGACCCGCAGAACCTGTTCCGCCGCAACCACAACATCAGCGTCTGA